A genomic segment from Saprospiraceae bacterium encodes:
- a CDS encoding translocation/assembly module TamB domain-containing protein has protein sequence MKKNKEDLKLVFLFIFKWFKRVSLLAMLIFLSLFLLFQIPYIQNWTANRITQSISQKLESKVSLDYLYLSFFDKLSLRHFYIEDVYQDTLLFADELVVDFDLNPLRLLRYGLEIEAIQLNNTLLYQRRKTGDFQNSLQIATQKLFPKNKNKNKDKSGGLPLNIRFLGINQLTFIKVDDDRGQHHLIEIAAAEIDIKTLDIPNARIEMGKVLVKKPNIWLDDFERGPGIEALFAHDELIYLAGDTLPFQPTYFFYSIDDFKLEEGHFMLHNYRKFPVKTSPPEELDYNHMDVFNIHLEATDFAYYEEKYEGKLTHMSFEDSSGFKLDTFTATSVCVSPQAVEIEGMYFKTPYSTIGDRLLLSFKDYYDFTTFPDSVRMDIDFKETSIALRDIMVFAPNLNNNVFFKNNKNEVLDMSGRITGRINNLRGRNLNIALAGIGGKTILKGQFDARDLTTRKGEILNLNLDQLTTNMRTLRQLIPNFDPPNNFDRLGTLNFKGWFDGYFANFVADGNLTTNIGSAKMDMQMKLNGGRTKASYKGNLSLIDFDLGKWSQDTTLGIVNFNTTVTNGVGLTGESANADLSAQIESFIYRGYNYQNANMTGRLNKNFFNGTFSIQDENIDLGFDGELDFRDTIPVYNFKANITKLDLKKLNLSKKDLILRAAVELNLKTNRISDMVGFASLRDVLILENQEMEYRFDSLRITSGVDFLGNNHVEVFSDILTADFKGKYEVEQLPNTLLHFVETHYPGFANRLKIRGKLDSTQINNNFDFKVNIIDSKNLNRLLFSKLGPIQDGLIEGFYDGENQKMNLILGLHSLKINNIDFRDLTFRFDAEQENAYLALVIDTTYVNDKTYFGQANLSSILTSDTLDFALTYRQSDSYIEGLKIDGLLFLPDSNNFKIQFKPSDLEILETKWNISKDNSIVFGKNHLSTEHFKLTNGDQTIELNKEEEKEISLKMTHFNFDFIDDVWDYEPLDFRGAFDMELYVGDVFKLEDIRLSLAADTFFINERDFGGFQLQADANDIKSQLNAYFSLTRDTMQLLGDGILNLGNINAQEGKPLALSQQAGYYDFSLDFSGYPLDIAEFWIGQTVSNVRGAFWADLAIKGKGQPNIGGQIRVYDGAVTVDFLKTEYTFHRGLVSVNNQMFDASQTIIYDKYGHEAILKGGISHNHLKNLGLSASLHTDRFLALDTQKGDNELFYGHALGKGDVFFNGSFRQPNIYINASAGDSTKITIPISYDVETSPIDEIRFVNKHDKKDDDSQVNPALLSGLSLEMDLVVTEEANMELVFDEQAGDIIRGNGRGNIRLIMPRGRDFQMFGDYNIERGGYLFTLYNVVNKDFSIKRGGKISWDGDPFGARIKLEASYKDLKASVSNFIQEYLTSVDSDVKNEASKATDVELTLQLEGELLRPLINFDVAFPSLTGQLETYTNNKIRLLKQNQDELNRQVFGLIVVGQFLPSGLAFSGGTLLYNTMSEFLSNQLSLLVTRLFSDQDIDFDFNYTQYRSTNLGEGQDLLGGDEFEVSVTKKINDRLSIEVGGNVDIGTIASTSSVAGNGTFVGNDIVIEYVINDARTLKLKVYQRLEPEIGGVRKLQVGAGLSYRREFNSFSDFLKNLKKDAGN, from the coding sequence ATGAAAAAGAATAAAGAAGACTTAAAATTGGTCTTTCTTTTTATCTTTAAATGGTTCAAGCGGGTTTCCCTTTTGGCGATGCTCATCTTTTTGTCTCTTTTTTTGCTATTCCAGATTCCCTATATTCAAAATTGGACCGCCAACCGGATCACCCAATCTATCAGCCAAAAGTTGGAAAGTAAAGTAAGTTTGGATTATTTGTACCTCTCTTTTTTCGATAAATTGAGCCTTCGACATTTTTATATCGAAGACGTTTACCAAGATACCCTGCTTTTTGCCGACGAACTTGTGGTCGATTTTGATTTAAATCCCCTTCGACTGTTGCGGTATGGCTTGGAGATCGAGGCCATTCAATTGAATAACACCCTGCTTTATCAGCGAAGAAAAACCGGCGATTTTCAGAATTCTCTCCAAATTGCTACCCAAAAACTTTTTCCTAAAAATAAAAACAAAAACAAAGACAAAAGCGGGGGCCTGCCCCTAAATATTCGATTTCTCGGAATTAACCAATTGACTTTTATTAAAGTGGATGACGACCGAGGCCAGCACCATTTGATAGAAATAGCAGCAGCAGAAATTGATATCAAAACCCTTGATATCCCTAATGCCCGGATTGAAATGGGAAAAGTCTTGGTGAAAAAACCAAATATTTGGCTGGATGATTTTGAGCGAGGCCCCGGCATTGAGGCTCTTTTTGCCCACGACGAGCTAATTTATTTAGCTGGTGATACCCTGCCTTTTCAGCCTACCTACTTTTTTTATAGTATCGATGATTTCAAATTGGAAGAAGGACATTTCATGTTGCATAATTATCGCAAGTTTCCCGTCAAAACTAGCCCTCCTGAAGAATTGGACTACAATCACATGGATGTCTTTAATATCCACTTGGAAGCCACCGATTTTGCCTATTACGAGGAAAAATATGAAGGGAAATTGACCCATATGTCTTTTGAAGATAGTAGTGGCTTTAAGCTCGATACTTTTACCGCTACCTCTGTTTGTGTTTCTCCTCAAGCCGTAGAAATTGAAGGGATGTATTTTAAAACACCCTATAGCACCATAGGCGATCGCTTATTGCTTAGTTTTAAGGACTATTACGACTTTACGACCTTTCCCGATTCGGTTCGCATGGATATCGACTTCAAAGAGACTTCCATCGCGTTGAGAGACATTATGGTTTTTGCACCTAATTTGAATAATAATGTCTTTTTCAAAAATAATAAAAATGAAGTATTGGATATGTCGGGGCGGATAACAGGGCGAATCAACAATCTCCGAGGCCGAAACCTCAATATAGCATTGGCCGGAATAGGAGGAAAAACCATCCTCAAGGGGCAGTTCGATGCTCGTGACCTCACCACCCGAAAAGGAGAAATTCTCAACCTCAACCTCGACCAACTAACTACTAATATGCGCACGCTGCGCCAGCTTATCCCCAATTTTGACCCACCCAATAATTTTGATCGCCTGGGCACTCTTAACTTTAAAGGCTGGTTTGATGGCTATTTTGCCAACTTTGTGGCAGATGGGAATTTGACTACCAATATCGGCTCTGCCAAAATGGACATGCAGATGAAATTGAATGGCGGCAGAACCAAAGCAAGTTATAAAGGTAACCTGAGTTTAATTGATTTTGATCTTGGTAAATGGTCTCAGGATACTACTTTGGGGATCGTTAACTTTAACACTACCGTGACCAATGGTGTAGGATTGACGGGAGAATCTGCCAATGCTGACCTCAGCGCCCAAATCGAAAGCTTCATTTATAGGGGATATAATTACCAAAACGCTAATATGACGGGGCGTTTGAACAAAAACTTCTTTAATGGTACCTTTTCTATTCAGGATGAAAATATCGACCTGGGCTTCGATGGAGAATTAGATTTCAGAGACACTATTCCAGTCTATAACTTTAAAGCCAATATTACCAAGTTGGATCTTAAAAAACTCAATCTCTCTAAAAAGGATTTGATCTTGCGGGCAGCCGTCGAGCTCAACTTGAAGACGAACCGAATTTCTGACATGGTGGGTTTTGCCAGCCTTAGAGATGTACTTATTCTTGAAAACCAAGAAATGGAATACCGATTTGATTCTTTGAGAATTACCTCGGGCGTAGATTTTTTAGGCAATAACCATGTGGAGGTGTTTTCGGATATTCTTACGGCAGATTTCAAAGGTAAATACGAGGTGGAACAATTGCCTAATACGCTCCTGCATTTTGTGGAAACCCACTATCCTGGCTTCGCAAATCGCCTGAAAATAAGGGGCAAGCTGGATTCAACCCAAATCAATAACAACTTCGACTTTAAGGTCAATATCATAGATTCTAAAAACCTGAATCGCTTGCTTTTTTCTAAGTTAGGCCCAATTCAGGATGGTTTAATTGAAGGATTTTACGACGGCGAAAACCAAAAAATGAACCTGATTTTAGGATTACATTCGTTAAAAATTAACAATATTGATTTTAGAGACTTGACTTTCCGCTTTGATGCCGAGCAAGAAAATGCTTACCTGGCCCTGGTGATTGATACCACCTATGTCAATGACAAGACTTATTTCGGACAGGCGAATTTGTCGAGTATTCTGACCAGCGATACCCTCGACTTTGCCTTGACTTACAGGCAAAGCGATAGCTACATTGAAGGTTTGAAAATAGATGGGTTATTATTCTTGCCGGATAGCAACAATTTTAAAATTCAGTTTAAGCCTTCTGATTTAGAGATACTGGAAACCAAATGGAATATCTCTAAGGATAACTCTATTGTTTTCGGCAAAAATCACCTCAGTACAGAGCATTTCAAATTGACAAATGGAGATCAAACGATCGAACTCAATAAGGAAGAGGAAAAAGAGATTAGCTTAAAAATGACTCATTTTAATTTTGACTTTATTGATGACGTTTGGGATTATGAACCTTTAGACTTTAGAGGAGCTTTCGACATGGAACTGTATGTGGGGGATGTCTTTAAATTGGAAGATATTCGTTTGAGTTTAGCAGCGGATACCTTTTTTATCAATGAAAGAGATTTTGGTGGATTCCAATTGCAAGCCGATGCAAATGACATAAAGAGCCAATTAAATGCCTATTTTTCATTAACGCGGGATACCATGCAACTGCTAGGAGATGGTATTCTGAATCTCGGAAATATCAATGCGCAGGAAGGCAAACCGCTTGCCCTCAGTCAGCAAGCGGGATATTACGATTTTTCCCTCGATTTTTCTGGCTATCCGCTGGATATTGCAGAATTTTGGATCGGGCAAACGGTGTCTAATGTCAGGGGAGCTTTTTGGGCGGATTTGGCCATTAAAGGTAAAGGCCAGCCCAATATAGGGGGGCAAATACGTGTTTATGATGGCGCAGTTACAGTTGATTTTTTAAAGACCGAATATACTTTTCATCGAGGCTTGGTATCCGTCAATAACCAAATGTTTGATGCGAGCCAGACGATAATTTATGATAAATATGGCCACGAAGCCATCCTAAAAGGCGGAATTAGTCATAATCACTTAAAAAACCTCGGCTTATCAGCTAGTTTACACACGGATCGATTCTTGGCGTTGGATACCCAAAAAGGAGATAACGAATTATTTTATGGTCACGCCTTGGGTAAGGGAGATGTCTTTTTTAATGGAAGTTTTAGGCAACCCAATATATATATCAATGCTTCTGCCGGTGATAGCACAAAAATTACGATTCCAATTAGCTATGACGTCGAAACTTCACCCATTGATGAGATTCGTTTTGTAAACAAACACGATAAAAAGGACGATGACAGCCAGGTTAATCCAGCCTTATTAAGTGGATTGAGCCTGGAGATGGACCTGGTCGTGACGGAGGAGGCGAATATGGAATTAGTATTCGATGAGCAGGCCGGAGACATTATCCGTGGTAATGGGAGGGGTAATATTCGGTTAATTATGCCGCGTGGCCGCGATTTTCAAATGTTTGGCGATTATAATATAGAACGAGGAGGTTACTTATTCACCTTGTATAATGTAGTGAATAAAGACTTTAGTATTAAACGAGGAGGTAAAATAAGCTGGGATGGGGACCCTTTTGGCGCCCGAATCAAATTAGAGGCCTCCTATAAGGACCTCAAAGCCTCCGTTTCTAATTTTATTCAGGAATACCTCACTAGTGTAGACAGCGACGTGAAAAATGAGGCCAGTAAGGCTACTGATGTGGAGCTAACCCTGCAATTGGAAGGTGAACTATTGCGCCCCCTCATTAATTTTGACGTGGCCTTCCCTTCTCTTACGGGCCAGTTGGAAACGTATACTAATAATAAAATAAGACTACTAAAACAAAACCAGGATGAGCTCAATCGACAAGTGTTTGGCTTGATCGTAGTGGGCCAGTTTTTGCCTTCTGGCCTCGCCTTTAGCGGCGGAACGCTGCTGTATAATACGATGAGCGAATTCCTGTCTAACCAATTGTCGCTGCTGGTGACGCGGCTTTTCTCCGACCAGGATATAGACTTTGATTTTAACTATACCCAATACCGGTCTACTAATTTAGGAGAAGGGCAGGATCTGCTTGGCGGGGATGAATTTGAAGTGAGTGTAACCAAAAAAATAAACGATCGCCTTTCCATAGAGGTAGGTGGAAATGTCGATATTGGCACCATTGCTTCTACCTCCTCCGTAGCAGGGAATGGCACCTTTGTCGGCAATGACATTGTGATAGAATACGTCATAAACGATGCCAGGACCCTTAAATTAAAAGTTTACCAAAGGTTAGAACCAGAAATTGGCGGCGTACGGAAGCTCCAGGTCGGAGCAGGGTTAAGCTACAGAAGGGAGTTCAACTCTTTTAGTGATTTTTTGAAAAACTTGAAAAAAGATGCCGGTAACTAA
- the aroC gene encoding chorismate synthase: MSKNQNLFEVGGNTFGNAFKIMTFGESHGKAIGVIIDGCPSGLPIEASFIQTELDRRRPGQSSIVTQRKESDTVQILSGVFEGRATGTPISMVIFNADARSNDYSHIADKYRPSHADFTYTAKYGERDYRGGGRSSARETAARVAAGAVAKLFLQSKGLQVQAYVSQVGHLKTPHNYQALDLSLTESTPVRCPDLEMAAQMISYIKEVKKEGDTVGGVVNAVITGCPPGLGDPAFDKLHADLGKAMLSINACKGFEYGSGFEGVSMRGSQHNDLFYTEGGVVKTKTNHSGGIQGGISNGMDIYFRVAFKPVATIIRAQDSVNEAGEAVQVVGRGRHDPCVVPRAVPIVESMAALVLADHLLRQRMVKM; the protein is encoded by the coding sequence ATGTCAAAGAACCAAAATCTTTTTGAAGTGGGAGGAAATACTTTTGGCAATGCTTTTAAAATAATGACTTTTGGTGAGTCTCATGGAAAGGCAATTGGCGTAATCATTGATGGTTGCCCTTCGGGTTTGCCTATTGAAGCGTCTTTCATTCAAACTGAGTTGGATCGACGCAGGCCAGGGCAATCCAGTATCGTAACCCAACGAAAAGAAAGTGATACGGTTCAAATTCTATCTGGTGTTTTTGAAGGACGAGCTACGGGTACGCCCATATCTATGGTGATTTTTAATGCGGATGCCAGGTCAAATGATTACAGCCATATCGCTGATAAATACAGGCCTTCGCATGCCGATTTCACCTATACGGCCAAGTATGGCGAAAGAGATTACAGAGGGGGCGGGCGCTCCTCTGCCAGAGAAACAGCTGCTCGGGTCGCCGCAGGTGCCGTTGCCAAACTTTTTTTACAATCAAAGGGACTTCAGGTTCAGGCTTATGTTAGCCAGGTGGGGCATTTAAAGACACCTCATAACTACCAGGCACTTGACCTATCCCTCACCGAATCCACGCCCGTGCGCTGCCCAGACCTAGAGATGGCAGCACAAATGATCAGCTACATCAAGGAAGTAAAAAAAGAAGGTGATACCGTCGGCGGAGTGGTCAATGCAGTCATTACCGGATGCCCCCCTGGCTTAGGCGATCCAGCCTTTGATAAACTCCATGCCGACTTAGGAAAGGCGATGCTCAGCATTAATGCTTGCAAAGGATTTGAGTATGGCTCTGGTTTTGAGGGCGTAAGCATGCGAGGCTCTCAACACAATGATCTCTTCTACACGGAAGGCGGGGTGGTTAAAACTAAAACCAATCACTCTGGCGGGATTCAAGGCGGCATTTCTAATGGAATGGATATTTACTTTCGGGTAGCCTTCAAGCCCGTTGCTACGATTATCAGGGCGCAAGACTCTGTGAACGAAGCAGGTGAAGCCGTGCAAGTAGTAGGTAGAGGCCGACATGACCCTTGTGTTGTGCCAAGAGCTGTGCCCATTGTAGAATCCATGGCCGCCTTGGTTTTGGCAGACCATTTGTTGCGACAACGAATGGTTAAAATGTGA